The following coding sequences are from one Streptomyces sp. NBC_01485 window:
- the tatA gene encoding Sec-independent protein translocase subunit TatA, with amino-acid sequence MFGRLGAPEIFLILVVVILLFGAKKLPDMARSLGKSARILKSEAKAMKEEGSSTATPAGPPNNDEQPPAQRTIQAAPGDVTSSRPVTEPTDTTKR; translated from the coding sequence ATGTTCGGAAGGCTCGGCGCCCCCGAGATTTTTCTCATCCTCGTCGTCGTCATCCTACTGTTCGGCGCCAAGAAGCTTCCCGACATGGCGCGCTCGCTCGGCAAGTCCGCTCGCATTCTCAAGAGCGAGGCCAAGGCGATGAAGGAAGAGGGCAGCAGCACGGCCACCCCGGCCGGCCCGCCCAACAACGACGAGCAGCCCCCGGCGCAGCGCACCATCCAGGCCGCCCCCGGCGACGTGACCAGCTCCCGCCCGGTCACCGAGCCGACGGACACGACGAAGCGCTGA
- the atzF gene encoding allophanate hydrolase, protein MSRTLSRVRAAYARIEATARPEIWIDLRPREEVEAEARTLDERLARGEHLPLAGRLLAAKGNIDVAGLPTTAGCPAYAYQPAADAPVVARLRAAGALVLGTTNLDQFATGLVGTRSPHGAVRGAHDPARVSGGSSSGSAVAVALGIVDLALGTDTAGSGRIPAAFNGIVGLKPTRGLVPTEGVVPACASIDCVTVFARTLPEAERALAHMASPPDRALPSLPARTPGPWRIAVPPREQLGELDEGWAEAYEAAVRQVGAAGAELRTLDLTPFTEAAAMLYQGAFVAERYTAVGHFVDKLLAEGGAGLDPTVTGIITRARDIPAHQLYTDTQRLTALRTRALAELADADALLLPTAPGHPTLAEVAADPLGANARLGRFTNSTNLFDLAAVAVPAGEAGGLPFGVMLIGPAFTDERLARIAGLLQPDTQLAVVGAHLTGQPLNPQLLALGARLDRTTTTAAAYRLHALHTTPPKPGLVHVGEGGAQIETEIWHLPPEGLGRLLTSLPRPMTLGTVQLADGSSVPGFLCEPSALENAEDITQHGSWRSYLNKR, encoded by the coding sequence ATGTCCCGCACCCTGTCCCGCGTCCGCGCCGCCTACGCCCGCATCGAGGCCACGGCCCGCCCGGAGATCTGGATCGACCTGCGGCCCCGGGAGGAGGTCGAGGCGGAGGCCCGCACGCTCGACGAACGGCTCGCCCGGGGCGAGCACCTCCCGCTCGCCGGCCGGCTGCTCGCCGCCAAGGGCAACATCGACGTGGCCGGCCTGCCCACCACGGCGGGCTGCCCGGCGTACGCCTACCAGCCCGCCGCCGACGCCCCCGTCGTGGCCCGCCTCCGGGCGGCCGGCGCGCTGGTGCTGGGCACCACGAACCTGGACCAGTTCGCGACCGGCCTGGTGGGCACCCGCTCCCCGCACGGCGCGGTCCGAGGCGCCCACGACCCGGCGCGGGTGAGCGGCGGTTCGAGCTCCGGCTCGGCCGTCGCGGTCGCTCTCGGCATCGTCGACCTCGCCCTCGGCACCGACACCGCCGGTTCGGGCCGGATCCCGGCCGCCTTCAACGGCATCGTCGGCCTCAAGCCCACCCGCGGCCTGGTCCCCACGGAGGGAGTCGTCCCGGCCTGCGCCTCGATCGACTGCGTGACGGTGTTCGCCCGCACGCTCCCCGAGGCCGAACGGGCACTGGCCCACATGGCGTCCCCGCCCGACCGCGCCCTGCCGTCCCTCCCCGCCCGAACCCCCGGCCCGTGGCGCATCGCGGTCCCGCCCCGCGAACAACTGGGCGAGCTGGACGAGGGCTGGGCGGAGGCCTACGAGGCGGCGGTACGGCAGGTCGGGGCGGCCGGGGCGGAGCTGCGCACCCTCGACCTCACCCCGTTCACCGAGGCCGCCGCGATGCTCTACCAGGGCGCGTTCGTCGCCGAGCGCTACACCGCCGTAGGCCACTTCGTCGACAAGTTGCTCGCGGAGGGCGGCGCGGGCCTGGACCCGACGGTCACCGGCATCATCACCCGAGCCCGCGACATCCCGGCCCACCAGCTCTACACGGACACCCAGCGCCTGACGGCCCTGCGCACCCGCGCCCTGGCCGAACTGGCCGACGCGGACGCCCTCTTGCTGCCGACGGCCCCCGGGCACCCCACCCTCGCCGAGGTCGCCGCCGACCCCCTTGGCGCCAACGCCCGCCTGGGCCGCTTCACCAACTCCACGAACCTCTTCGACCTGGCAGCGGTCGCCGTCCCGGCCGGCGAGGCAGGCGGCCTCCCCTTCGGCGTGATGCTGATCGGCCCGGCGTTCACGGACGAACGCCTGGCCCGAATCGCCGGACTGCTCCAACCGGATACGCAACTGGCAGTGGTGGGCGCGCACTTGACCGGCCAGCCACTGAACCCCCAACTCCTGGCCCTGGGCGCCCGCCTGGACCGCACGACGACAACAGCCGCCGCATACCGCCTCCACGCCCTGCACACGACCCCACCGAAGCCGGGCCTGGTACACGTGGGAGAAGGAGGCGCACAGATCGAGACAGAGATCTGGCACCTCCCACCAGAAGGCCTGGGCCGCCTACTGACGTCCCTCCCCCGCCCGATGACACTCGGCACCGTGCAACTGGCGGACGGCAGCAGCGTCCCGGGCTTCCTGTGCGAACCGAGCGCTCTGGAGAACGCCGAGGACATCACGCAACACGGCAGCTGGCGCTCATATCTCAACAAGCGCTGA
- a CDS encoding helix-turn-helix transcriptional regulator, which yields MAGKPVRPANAIDQTRRMLSLVTYLRERPGARIEDVARAFGITEDELVSDLDVLPMCGTSFRGGDLLDIDTDGERIWWHNPAALGAEAAEPLRLAADEATALLVAARAVSTLPGLREGDRQALLRATAKVEAAAGEAAGASARLSVTFESEGGVFADVDRAISERRRLWIRYYSPARDEVTEREIDPIRLVSVGHTYVEAWCRRSEARRTFRLDRVAEIRILDEPSAPPEIELRDLSEGLVQPAAEDPEVVVEVGPGGRWVAEYYPHDSADELPDGGLRITLRTPEPASLRRLALRLGREGRIVSPPDLADSARRAAREALAAYDGIEAQGAVGGLPARSRQRQGDSRVDGREQGL from the coding sequence GTGGCAGGCAAACCGGTCAGGCCGGCGAACGCGATCGACCAGACCCGGCGGATGCTCTCCCTGGTGACGTATCTCAGGGAGCGCCCCGGCGCGCGGATCGAGGACGTGGCGCGCGCGTTCGGGATCACGGAGGACGAGCTGGTCTCGGACCTCGATGTGCTGCCCATGTGCGGCACGAGTTTCCGCGGCGGCGATCTCCTCGACATCGACACCGACGGCGAGCGTATCTGGTGGCACAACCCGGCGGCGCTGGGCGCGGAGGCCGCCGAGCCGCTGCGGCTGGCCGCGGACGAGGCGACGGCGCTGCTGGTGGCGGCCCGGGCGGTGTCCACGCTGCCCGGTCTGCGGGAGGGCGACCGGCAGGCGCTGCTGCGGGCGACGGCGAAGGTGGAGGCCGCGGCCGGTGAGGCGGCGGGCGCGAGCGCGCGGCTGTCGGTGACGTTCGAGTCGGAGGGCGGGGTCTTCGCGGACGTCGACCGGGCGATCTCCGAGCGGCGCCGGCTGTGGATCCGCTACTACTCGCCCGCTCGGGACGAGGTCACCGAGCGCGAGATCGACCCCATCCGGCTGGTCAGCGTCGGGCACACGTACGTGGAGGCCTGGTGCCGCCGCTCGGAGGCCCGGCGCACCTTCCGGCTGGACCGGGTCGCCGAGATCAGGATTCTCGACGAGCCGTCCGCGCCGCCCGAGATCGAGCTGCGGGACCTGTCGGAGGGGCTGGTGCAGCCGGCCGCAGAGGACCCGGAGGTCGTCGTCGAGGTCGGGCCGGGCGGCCGCTGGGTCGCCGAGTACTACCCGCACGACAGCGCCGATGAGCTGCCGGACGGCGGACTGCGTATCACTCTGCGCACGCCCGAACCGGCCTCGCTGAGGCGGCTGGCCCTGCGCCTGGGCCGCGAGGGCCGGATCGTCTCGCCGCCGGACCTCGCCGACAGCGCCCGCCGGGCCGCCCGCGAGGCGCTGGCGGCGTACGACGGGATCGAGGCGCAGGGGGCGGTGGGCGGCCTGCCGGCGCGTTCGCGGCAGCGGCAGGGTGACAGTCGGGTCGACGGGCGGGAGCAGGGGCTTTGA
- a CDS encoding FKBP-type peptidyl-prolyl cis-trans isomerase — MSIDKPEIDFPGGEPPADLEIKDIWEGDGEVAQAGHTVSVHYVGVAFSTGEEFDASWNRGTPFRFPLGGGRVIKGWDQGVQGMKVGGRRQLTIPAHLAYGNQSPTPAIKPGETLIFVVDLLGV; from the coding sequence GTGAGCATCGACAAGCCCGAGATCGACTTCCCCGGCGGCGAGCCCCCGGCGGACCTCGAGATCAAGGACATCTGGGAGGGCGACGGCGAGGTCGCGCAGGCGGGTCACACCGTTTCCGTGCACTACGTGGGTGTCGCCTTCAGCACCGGTGAGGAGTTCGACGCGAGCTGGAACCGTGGGACGCCGTTCCGCTTCCCGCTCGGCGGCGGCCGGGTCATCAAGGGCTGGGACCAGGGCGTGCAGGGCATGAAGGTCGGCGGCCGTCGTCAGCTGACCATCCCCGCGCACCTCGCCTACGGCAACCAGAGCCCGACCCCGGCGATCAAGCCCGGTGAGACGCTGATCTTCGTGGTGGACCTGCTCGGGGTCTGA
- a CDS encoding helix-turn-helix transcriptional regulator, with protein sequence MAIAKAERLMNLALCLLGTRRPLSKRELRDSIEAYVETFRPGSGAAGSDDSFNRMFERDKDDLRELGLVIETVESLDGEIGYLARRDSNRLPPITLDAEEAAALGLAAKVWQQARLAGAASGALQKLRAAGLPEDVDPYETHGALEPRIPVHEAAFEPLMLACRDRRPVVFDYRKATAAHPEPRHVEPWALECWRGHWYLAGFDRDRGAERVFRLSRITGKVRSRGARLTAEVPDVVTVRETVASWAGETADRSALIRLRTGSGYPLRAKASAVRELGDGWDELEIPYGHGLDAWLVEFGPDVVVLDPAELRADVVDRLRAVAKG encoded by the coding sequence ATGGCCATTGCCAAGGCCGAGCGGCTGATGAACCTGGCGCTGTGTCTGCTCGGGACGCGCCGGCCGCTCAGCAAGCGTGAGCTGCGCGATTCCATCGAGGCGTATGTCGAGACCTTCCGGCCGGGGAGCGGTGCGGCCGGGTCGGACGACTCCTTCAACCGGATGTTCGAGCGGGACAAGGACGATCTGCGGGAGCTCGGCCTGGTCATCGAGACCGTGGAGAGCCTGGACGGCGAGATCGGCTACCTCGCGCGCCGGGACAGCAACCGGCTGCCGCCCATCACCCTGGACGCCGAGGAGGCCGCGGCCCTTGGCCTGGCCGCCAAGGTGTGGCAGCAGGCGCGGTTGGCGGGCGCCGCGAGCGGCGCCCTGCAGAAGCTGCGTGCGGCGGGGCTCCCGGAGGACGTCGACCCGTACGAGACGCACGGCGCGCTGGAGCCCCGGATCCCTGTGCACGAGGCCGCGTTCGAGCCGTTGATGCTGGCCTGCCGGGACCGTCGTCCCGTGGTGTTCGACTACCGCAAGGCGACCGCCGCGCACCCGGAGCCCCGGCATGTCGAGCCGTGGGCGCTGGAGTGCTGGCGCGGTCACTGGTATCTGGCGGGCTTCGACCGGGACCGGGGCGCGGAGCGGGTGTTCCGGTTGTCGCGGATCACCGGGAAGGTGCGTTCGCGCGGGGCGCGTTTGACCGCGGAGGTCCCCGATGTCGTCACCGTGCGGGAGACGGTCGCGAGTTGGGCGGGGGAGACCGCCGACCGCAGCGCGCTGATCCGGCTGCGGACGGGCTCCGGGTACCCCTTGCGGGCGAAGGCCAGTGCGGTTCGGGAACTCGGGGACGGCTGGGACGAGTTGGAGATTCCGTACGGGCACGGGCTGGACGCCTGGCTGGTGGAGTTCGGGCCGGACGTGGTGGTCCTGGACCCCGCCGAACTGCGGGCGGACGTCGTGGACCGGCTGCGGGCCGTGGCGAAGGGCTGA
- the tatC gene encoding twin-arginine translocase subunit TatC produces the protein MPLADHLRELRNRLAKAMLAVTVVSVVVAFYSQELMTFLMGPVPKCTTGLGESTGGTCAVIAYTDLLSPFTTTVKVCFMAGIIISSPIWLYQLWAFVAPGLHKHERKYTYWFVSGAVPLFLGGAALAYTVLPISMRVLLGITPDGSANILPMDKVLDFIVRMILIFGAAFELPLLLVMLNFSGMVTGRRMAGWWRGVVMGVFVFGAVATPTTDPFGMIALAGPIIVLYFIAVGVSLLNDRRRRRANPDAELDDDEASRIDLTPEAVDEVEPVSASGTASHQAAGSIEGTSSRVNGYDDVT, from the coding sequence ATGCCCCTCGCGGATCATCTTCGTGAGCTCCGCAACCGGCTGGCGAAGGCCATGCTGGCCGTCACGGTCGTGTCCGTGGTGGTCGCCTTCTACAGCCAGGAACTGATGACGTTCCTGATGGGCCCGGTGCCGAAGTGCACCACGGGACTGGGTGAGTCCACCGGCGGCACCTGCGCCGTCATCGCGTACACCGACCTGCTGTCGCCCTTCACCACCACGGTGAAGGTCTGCTTCATGGCGGGAATCATCATTTCGAGCCCGATCTGGCTGTACCAGCTGTGGGCGTTCGTGGCGCCGGGCCTGCACAAGCACGAGCGCAAGTACACCTACTGGTTCGTGTCCGGGGCCGTGCCGCTCTTCCTGGGCGGTGCCGCGCTGGCCTACACGGTTCTGCCGATCAGCATGCGCGTGCTGCTCGGCATCACGCCCGACGGTTCGGCGAACATCCTGCCCATGGACAAGGTCCTGGACTTCATCGTCCGGATGATCCTGATCTTCGGTGCGGCCTTCGAGCTGCCCCTCCTCCTTGTCATGCTCAACTTCAGCGGCATGGTGACCGGGCGCAGGATGGCCGGCTGGTGGCGTGGCGTCGTCATGGGCGTCTTCGTCTTCGGCGCCGTGGCCACCCCCACCACCGACCCCTTCGGGATGATCGCGCTCGCCGGTCCCATCATCGTCCTGTACTTCATCGCCGTGGGCGTCTCCCTCCTCAACGACAGGCGCCGCCGCCGCGCGAATCCGGACGCCGAGCTGGACGACGACGAGGCGTCGCGGATCGATCTCACGCCGGAGGCCGTCGACGAGGTCGAACCCGTGTCGGCGTCGGGGACCGCGTCGCATCAGGCGGCCGGGAGCATCGAGGGAACATCGTCGCGCGTCAACGGATACGACGACGTCACCTGA
- a CDS encoding DEAD/DEAH box helicase, whose amino-acid sequence MIVLLSVRPGTLESTMTDDLSPAERYAAARKRAVEQATALASFREMYDFGLDPFQIEACQSLEAGKGVLVAAPTGSGKTIVGEFAVHLALLQGKKCFYTTPIKALSNQKYSDLCRRYGNDKVGLLTGDNSVNSDAPVVVMTTEVLRNMLYAGSQTLLGLGYVVMDEVHYLSDRFRGAVWEEVIIHLPESVTLVSLSATVSNAEEFGDWLDTVRGDTEVIVSEHRPVPLFQHVLAGRRMYDLFEEGEGHRRAVNPDLARLARMEASKPSYQDRRRGRSMREADRERERRQRSRVWTPGRPEVIERLDAAGLLPAITFIFSRAACEAAVQQCLYAGLRLNDEDARAEVRALVEERTAAIPHEDLHVLGYYEWLEGLERGIAAHHAGMLPSFKEVVEELFVRGLVKAVFATETLALGINMPARSVVLEKLVKWNGEQHADITPGEYTQLTGRAGRRGIDVEGHAVVLWQRAMNPDHLAGLAGTRTYPLRSSFKPSYNMAVNLVEQFGRHRSRELLETSFAQFQADRSVVGISRQVQRNEEGLDGYKASMTCHLGDFDEYAQLRRDLKDRETELAKQGATQRRVEAAVALEKLKPGDVIHVPAGKYAGLALVLDPGLPAGRANGHRGFDQHDGPRPLVLTAERQVKRLAAMDFPVPVEALDRMRIPKTFNPRSPQSRRDLASALRTKAGHIAPERARKQRAQAADDREIARLRAALRAHPCHGCSDREDHARWAERYHRLLRDTSQLERRIEGRTNTIARTFDRIVALLTELDYLRGNEVTEHGKRLARLYGELDLLASECLRAGVWEGLAPAELAACVSALVYESRVADDAMAPKLPSGKAKAALGEMVRIWGRLDALEEDFRISQTEGVGQREPDLGFAWSAYMWASGKGLDEVLREAEMPAGDFVRWCKQVIDVLGQISAASAAEGSTVAKAARKAVDQLLRGVVAYSSVG is encoded by the coding sequence ATGATCGTCCTGTTGTCAGTGCGGCCCGGTACGCTCGAAAGCACGATGACAGACGATCTCTCCCCGGCCGAGCGGTATGCGGCAGCCCGTAAGCGCGCTGTCGAGCAGGCCACCGCGCTCGCGTCCTTCCGCGAGATGTACGACTTCGGTCTCGACCCCTTCCAGATCGAGGCCTGCCAGTCCCTCGAGGCGGGCAAGGGCGTCCTGGTGGCCGCCCCCACCGGCTCGGGCAAGACGATCGTGGGCGAGTTCGCCGTCCACCTCGCCCTGCTCCAGGGCAAGAAGTGCTTCTACACGACACCCATCAAGGCGCTGTCGAACCAGAAGTACTCCGACCTGTGCCGCCGCTACGGCAACGACAAGGTGGGCCTGCTCACCGGCGACAACAGCGTCAACTCCGACGCCCCGGTGGTCGTGATGACCACCGAGGTGCTGCGGAACATGCTGTACGCCGGTTCGCAGACCCTCCTCGGCCTGGGCTACGTGGTGATGGACGAGGTGCACTACCTCTCCGACCGCTTCCGGGGCGCCGTATGGGAGGAAGTGATCATTCACCTTCCCGAGTCGGTCACCCTGGTCAGTCTGTCCGCGACCGTGTCCAACGCCGAGGAGTTCGGCGACTGGCTCGACACCGTGCGCGGCGACACCGAGGTGATCGTCTCCGAGCACCGGCCCGTGCCGCTGTTCCAGCACGTGCTCGCCGGACGGCGGATGTACGACCTGTTCGAGGAGGGCGAGGGCCACCGCAGGGCCGTCAACCCCGACCTCGCGCGCCTGGCCCGCATGGAGGCGAGCAAGCCCTCGTACCAGGACCGCAGACGCGGCCGCAGCATGCGCGAGGCCGACCGTGAGCGGGAGCGCAGACAGCGTTCGCGGGTGTGGACGCCGGGCCGGCCGGAGGTCATCGAGCGGCTCGACGCCGCGGGGCTGCTGCCCGCGATCACCTTCATCTTCAGCCGCGCCGCCTGCGAGGCCGCCGTCCAGCAGTGCCTGTACGCCGGACTGCGGCTGAACGACGAGGACGCGCGGGCCGAGGTCCGCGCCCTCGTCGAGGAGCGCACGGCCGCGATCCCGCACGAGGACCTGCACGTCCTCGGCTACTACGAGTGGCTGGAGGGCCTGGAACGCGGTATCGCCGCCCACCACGCGGGCATGCTGCCGTCGTTCAAGGAGGTCGTCGAGGAACTGTTCGTGCGCGGCCTGGTCAAGGCCGTGTTCGCCACCGAGACGCTGGCGCTGGGCATCAACATGCCCGCACGGTCCGTGGTGCTGGAGAAGCTCGTCAAGTGGAACGGCGAGCAGCACGCCGACATCACCCCCGGCGAGTACACCCAGCTCACCGGGCGCGCGGGCCGGCGTGGCATCGACGTCGAGGGCCACGCGGTGGTGCTGTGGCAGCGCGCCATGAACCCCGACCACCTCGCCGGACTGGCCGGCACCCGCACGTATCCGCTGCGCTCCAGCTTCAAACCGTCGTACAACATGGCGGTCAACCTGGTCGAGCAGTTCGGCCGGCACCGGTCGAGGGAACTGCTGGAGACGTCGTTCGCGCAGTTCCAGGCCGACCGGTCGGTGGTCGGGATCTCCCGGCAGGTGCAGCGCAACGAGGAGGGGCTCGACGGCTACAAGGCCTCCATGACCTGCCACCTCGGGGACTTCGACGAGTACGCGCAACTGCGCCGCGATCTCAAGGACCGCGAGACCGAACTGGCCAAGCAGGGCGCGACCCAGCGGCGCGTCGAGGCCGCCGTGGCGCTGGAGAAGCTCAAGCCGGGCGACGTCATCCACGTGCCGGCCGGCAAGTACGCGGGCTTGGCACTCGTCCTCGACCCGGGCCTGCCCGCCGGGCGGGCCAACGGTCACCGCGGCTTCGACCAGCACGACGGGCCGCGTCCGCTGGTCCTCACCGCCGAGCGGCAGGTCAAGCGGCTGGCCGCGATGGACTTCCCGGTACCGGTCGAGGCACTGGACCGGATGCGCATCCCCAAGACGTTCAACCCGCGCTCGCCGCAGTCCCGCCGCGACCTCGCCTCCGCACTGCGCACCAAGGCCGGGCACATCGCGCCGGAGCGGGCCCGCAAGCAGCGCGCCCAGGCCGCCGACGACCGTGAGATCGCCCGGCTGCGCGCCGCGCTGCGCGCGCACCCCTGCCACGGCTGCTCCGACCGCGAGGACCACGCCCGCTGGGCCGAGCGCTACCACCGGCTGCTGCGCGACACCTCGCAACTGGAGCGCCGTATCGAGGGACGCACCAACACCATCGCCCGTACGTTCGACCGGATCGTGGCGCTGCTGACCGAGCTGGACTATCTGCGCGGCAACGAGGTCACCGAGCACGGCAAGCGGCTCGCCCGGCTCTACGGCGAGCTCGACCTGCTGGCGAGCGAATGCCTGCGTGCGGGCGTGTGGGAGGGGCTGGCCCCCGCCGAGCTCGCCGCCTGTGTCTCGGCGCTGGTCTACGAGTCGCGGGTCGCCGACGACGCGATGGCGCCGAAGCTGCCCTCGGGCAAGGCGAAGGCCGCGCTCGGTGAGATGGTGCGGATCTGGGGGCGGCTGGACGCGCTGGAGGAGGATTTCCGGATCAGCCAGACGGAGGGGGTCGGGCAGCGTGAGCCTGACCTCGGGTTCGCCTGGTCTGCGTATATGTGGGCTTCCGGTAAGGGGCTCGATGAGGTGTTGCGTGAGGCGGAGATGCCGGCGGGGGACTTCGTGCGGTGGTGCAAGCAGGTGATTGATGTGCTGGGGCAGATCTCTGCGGCCTCTGCGGCCGAGGGTTCTACCGTGGCCAAGGCTGCGCGTAAGGCGGTTGATCAGTTGCTGCGGGGGGTTGTCGCCTATTCGTCGGTGGGGTGA